The Pseudarthrobacter defluvii DNA window TGTTGGCCATGCCTGCGGTGACGGTGCGGTTGGCGGCAATGACGCCACCGAATGCAGAGACGGGGTCGCAGGCGTGGGCCTTGGCGTGGGCGTCGGCGATGGGATCGGCGGCGTCAGCCGAACCCACGGCCACGCCGCACGGGTTGGCGTGCTTGATGATGGCGACGGCGGGCTCGGCGAAGTCGTAGGCGGCCCGCAGGGCGGCGTCGGCGTCAACGAAGTTGTTGTAGCTCATGGCCTTGCCGTGCAGCTGGTCAGCCTGGGCGATGCCCATCGGCGCTGCCTTGTCCACGTAGAGGGCAGCCTGCTGGTGTGGGTTCTCGCCGTAGCGAAGTACCTCGGAGCGTTCCAGGGACAGGCCCGCGTAGGCTGGCCAGTCGATGACGCCGTCGCCGTCCTCATCCAGGAACTGGCTGGCGGTCCAGGTGGCCACGGCGTTGTCGTAGGACGCGGTGTGGGCGAAGGCCTTGGCGGCGAGGCGGCGGCGGGTCTTCAGGTCGAAACCACCGGCGGCGGCGGCCTCCACAACCTGGCCATAGAAGCCGGGATCCACAACGATGGCGACGGCGGCGTGGTTCTTGGCTGCCGAGCGCACCATGGCGGGGCCCCCGATGTCGATCTGCTCCACGACGTCGTCCTGCGCGGCACCGGACTTGACGGTCTCCACGAACGGGTAGAGGTTCACCACCACCAGGTCGAAGGCCTCGATGTCCATGCTGGCAAGCGTTTCCATGTGCGCGGGGACGCGGCGGTCCGCCAGGATGCCGCCGTGGACGCGCGGGTGCAGGGTCTTGACGCGGCCGTCCAGCATCTCGGGCGAACCGGTGACTTCCTCCACCTCCTGCACGGGGATGCCCGCGGCGGCGATCTTCTTGGCCGTGGACCCGGTGGAGACCAGCTTGACGCCCGCTGCATGCAGGCCCTGCGCGAGCTCCTCCAGACCGGTCTTGTCGTAGACCGAGATCAGGGCCCGGCGAATGGGTACACGGTCAATGGATACGCGCTCATGCTGCGTGAAGCTCACAAATGTCTCCGTCTTATCTCGCGGACCAGGGCCGCGGTTGGTGGGGATAGGGCCAGTTTATCGCGAAGGACGCGGTTGCCCCGTGTGTCCGCCGGAGTGTGAACGCGGTGAGGCGGGCTAAAGTTTTCACAGGAGGCGGCGATGAATACTTACACCACTGTGCCCAGCGGCGAACAGGTGGTCCAGGAA harbors:
- the purH gene encoding bifunctional phosphoribosylaminoimidazolecarboxamide formyltransferase/IMP cyclohydrolase translates to MSFTQHERVSIDRVPIRRALISVYDKTGLEELAQGLHAAGVKLVSTGSTAKKIAAAGIPVQEVEEVTGSPEMLDGRVKTLHPRVHGGILADRRVPAHMETLASMDIEAFDLVVVNLYPFVETVKSGAAQDDVVEQIDIGGPAMVRSAAKNHAAVAIVVDPGFYGQVVEAAAAGGFDLKTRRRLAAKAFAHTASYDNAVATWTASQFLDEDGDGVIDWPAYAGLSLERSEVLRYGENPHQQAALYVDKAAPMGIAQADQLHGKAMSYNNFVDADAALRAAYDFAEPAVAIIKHANPCGVAVGSADAADPIADAHAKAHACDPVSAFGGVIAANRTVTAGMANTVKDIFTEVVIAPGFEPEAVEILSKKKNIRLLALPEGYGRYPTEFRQVSGGMLVQVTDKVDADGDNPANWTLAAGETADEKTLADLAFAWTACRAAKSNAILLAENGAAVGIGMGQVNRLDSCRLAVERANTLGVTVESDVEGAGGASNASGAGAPQRAQGAVAASDAFFPFADGLQILIDAGVRAVVQPGGSVRDDEVIAAANAAGITMYFTGARHFFH